A region from the Acyrthosiphon pisum isolate AL4f chromosome A1, pea_aphid_22Mar2018_4r6ur, whole genome shotgun sequence genome encodes:
- the LOC100169229 gene encoding SLIT-ROBO Rho GTPase-activating protein 1 isoform X3, protein MGKMSSGTTAAAAAADERTMTAKDIRLQLNEHLRCLDSRVEAQVSLVSELQDYFRRRAEVEMDYSKSLDKLAKSLQLRHKEQKQKREQWSLFTSYSCWQQLVLQTKNLSKDHGALSELYSTHLVSRLSQVTEDVQRIYKRCREICYEIHEEILRVLHELHTTMKTYQSYQTEAKQAEAKLKVAENQRLKIEQAVPKEKLDKSKKVRLIGKEVQKRKNKYFDAKLKALKARNEYILCLEATNSTVHKYFVDDLSDLMDCMDFGFHHCVTKALKMQTSAEEGRIHSMQAGLDATNLIVSAMDSGVDKQRFLEFNHTAFMIPKKFEFQGQKDEYAEPELQKLLCADMETRLEQLNQRVTSLHTESDEVWKTLATAEKTLLEMLTANDYDCSNYFGEKAIPTSKPPETISIKLRADKHETEEFYLTKLRDYLMRTSRIVRLDAKQQHISETLTSICCKRPQNGNVDSTPAKLTPQRPLHKPIVRRKRIGRLQMNGQPKLFGGSLEEYLDATNQEIPLVIKSCIRVINLYGLHHQGIFRVSGSQVEINNFKDAFERGEDPLADMTDASDINSVAGVLKLYLRELREPLFPIIYFDQFMELAQLESRHKFVLKIKELVQSFPNQVVVMLRYLFAFLNHLSEFSDENMMDVYNLAICFGPTLVPVPEEKDQVQYQNLVNDLIKNIILFHEDIFPSLSDIGGLVYEKYISREPDDVDVGDSPSDHTTEDIDSEVYPSEDECESLEATAQHDFVARSERELSFKKGETIALHTQVSGDWWRGCVNGREGLIPDKYILLKIRDEEREKPAAEPCAKSITSSDDSTRRRTSSSNDSVLSESAASGYSSPPLADVPWPPNSAGSGTVASGRNSASSSPHRRAVADAPTHEMGSTDSLDSGKDSALDSESPLHEGIPRAVAPCKQQLPIAEGRRKRAENYSASSPPPVAAREHHNRSKSADCCGVGGGDEDGSRARTHAKSLSLGDDSFDHKIQLWRKRADSQGSIDRKPLPAVRHQLQQHATDMKGTGGAPDLVMDLPARNPGGGAAPQDASVVPTQEPDSPDMGTAAERFAKQNQCTLKKYSKPLPAVPQLTNGGGDKPELPPKSTKPPLKAKPQIFKKPVFLAASKACNDGPSPPHHP, encoded by the exons ATATCCGCCTCCAGCTTAACGAACATCTACGATGTCTGGACAGCCGAGTCGAAGCACAAGTATCCTTGGTATCCGAACTTCAAGATTACTTCAGAAGGCGGGCCGAGGTAGAAATGGACTACAGCAAAAGCCTGGATAAATTAGCTAAGAGCTTACAACTTCGCCACAAAGAACAAAAACAAAA GAGAGAACAGTGGTCGTTGTTTACCAGCTACTCGTGTTGGCAGCAACTGGTGTTGCAAACAAAAAATCTCAGTAAAGATCACGGAGCGCTCAGTGAGCTTTATTCCACTCATCTAGTCAGCCGATTGTCTCAGGTCACTGAAGATGTGCAAAGGATATACAAAAGA TGCCGGGAGATTTGTTATGAAATCCACGAGGAAATATTACGGGTTCTCCACGAACTGCATACCACCATGAAAACGTATCAGTCGTATCAGACGGAAGCCAAACAGGCAGAAGCGAAGCTTAAAGTGGCTGAAAATCAAAGACTGAAAATCGAACAGGCAGTTCCTAAAGAAAAACTCGATAAGTCAAAAAAAGTTAGACTTATCGGGAAAGAAGTTCAAAAA agAAAGAACAAATACTTCGATGCCAAACTCAAAGCATTGAAAGCTCGCAATGAGTACATTCTGTGTCTGGAAGCAACCAATAGCACCGTGCACAAATACTTTGTCGACGACTTATCCGATCTAATGGACTGCATGGATTTTGGATTTCACCACTGCGTGACCAAAGCTTTAAAGATGCAAACATCGGCGGAAGAAGGCCGCATTCATTCCATGCAAGCTGGACTAGACGCTACTAACCTAATTGTCTCAGCTATGGACTCCGGTGTGGACAAACAacgatttttagaatttaaccACACTGCGTTCATGATACCTAAGAAATTTGAATTCCAAGGGCAAAAGGATGAG TATGCGGAACCAGAATTGCAAAAATTGCTCTGTGCTGATATGGAGACGAGGTTGGAACAGCTGAATCAGAGAGTTACGAGCCTGCACACGGAATCGGACGAGGTGTGGAAAACACTCGCCACCGCTGAAAAAACTCTTTTGGAGATGCTTACTGCCAACGACTACGACTGTAGCAATTATTTCGGCGAAAAAGCTATTCCGACAAGCAAACCACCGGAAACCATTAGTATTAAGTTGCGAGCAGACAAACACGAGACTGAAGAATTTTATCTAACC AAACTACGCGATTATCTCATGAGAACGAGTCGAATCGTACGTCTAGATGCCAAACAGCAGCACATTAGCGAAACGTTAACGTCCATATGTTGCAAGCGTCCCCAAAATGGCAACGTCGATTCGACGCCCGCTAAACTGACACCTCAGCGACCGTTGCACAAACCGATTGTCCGGAGGAAGAGGATCGGCAGGTTACAGATGAACGGTCAACCAAAACTATTTGGCGGGTCACTGGAAGAATATTTGGATGCGACGAATCAAGAGATACCGCTGGTAATCAAGAGCTGTATTCGAGTGATAAACTTATACG GTCTTCATCATCAAGGAATCTTCAGAGTGTCCGGTTCACAGGTGgaaatcaacaattttaaagaCGCGTTCGAGAGGGGCGAAGACCCGCTTGCTGATATGACGGACGCCTCTGACATAAACTCCGTGGCCGGAGTGTTGAAATTATACTTACGTGAACTCCGAGAACCTTTGTTcccaattatttatttcgatCAATTTATGGAACTTGCCc aacTCGAATCACgtcataaatttgttttgaagaTTAAAGAACTCGTTCAAAGCTTTCCAAATCAAGTGGTTGTCATGTTGAGATATTTATTTGCGTTCCTAAACCA TTTGTCGGAGTTCAGTGACGAAAACATGATGGATGTTTACAATTTGGCCATTTGTTTTGGTCCGACGTTAGTGCCGGTCCCCGAAGAAAAAGACCAAGTTCAGTACCAGAACCTGGTCAACGatctcataaaaaatattattctattccaCGAAGACATATTCCCGTCGCTGTCGGATATCGGTGGGCTTGTGTACGAAAAGTACATATCCCGTGAGCCCGATGACGTGGACGTGGGCGATTCACCTTCTGACCATACCACAGAGGACATCGACTCTGAGGTTTACCCATCAGAAGACG AATGTGAAAGTCTCGAGGCTACAGCACAGCATGATTTTGTTGCTCGATCAGAACGGGAATTAAGTTTCAAGAAGGGTGAAACTATTGCTCTTCATACACAAGTTTCTGGAGATTGGTGGCGTGGTTGTGTCAACGGACGAGAAGGTCTTATACCAGACAAATATATACTTCTTAAGATCAG GGATGAAGAACGCGAGAAACCTGCGGCCGAACCCTGCGCCAAGTCCATCACGTCCTCAGACGATTCGACCAGACGGCGGACGTCCAGCTCCAACGACTCGGTGCTGTCCGAGTCCGCTGCTTCCGGTTACTCGTCGCCGCCGCTGGCCGACGTTCCGTGGCCACCGAACTCGGCGGGCTCCGGGACAGTGGCCAGTGGCCGGAACTCGGCGTCGTCTTCGCCCCACCGCCGGGCCGTAGCCGACGCGCCCACTCACGAG ATGGGCAGCACCGACAGCTTGGACTCGGGCAAAGACTCGGCGTTGGACTCTGAGTCGCCACTGCACGAGGGCATCCCGAGGGCCGTCGCCCCGTGCAAGCAGCAGCTGCCGATCGCGGAAGGACGTCGGAAGAGAGCGGAAAACTACTCGGCGTCATCGCCGCCACCTGTAGCGGCCCGCGAACATCACAACCGGTCCAAGTCGGCGGACTGCTGCGGCGTCGGCGGCGGGGACGAGGACGGTTCGCGGGCCAGGACGCACGCCAAGAGCCTGAGCCTGGGCGACGACTCGTTCGACCACAAGATCCAGCTGTGGCGGAAGCGGGCCGACTCGCAGGGTTCCATCGACCGAAAGCCGCTGCCCGCCGTCCGGCATCAGCTCCAGCAACACGCCACTGACATGAAGGGTACCGGTGGCGCCCCCGATCTGGTCATGGACCTTCCGGCCAGGAATCCCGGTGGTGGAGCAGCTCCGCAGGACGCGTCCGTGGTTCCGACCCAAGAACCCGACAGCCCGGACATGGGCACGGCCGCTGAGCGTTTCGCCAAGCAGAACCAGTGCACGTTGAAGAAGTACAGCAAACCGTTGCCCGCGGTGCCGCAGCTGACCAACGGTGGCGGCGACAAGCCCGAACTTCCGCCCAAGTCGACCAAGCCTCCACTCAAGGCCAAGCCGCAGATATTCAAAAAACCAGTCTTCCTTGCGGCCAGCAAGGCGTGCAACGACGGGCCATCACCACCACACCACCCTTAG
- the LOC100169229 gene encoding SLIT-ROBO Rho GTPase-activating protein 1 isoform X1 produces the protein MLCAEELIGGFDEADASAFKSPIRRLGSTRKILYFNNIRLQLNEHLRCLDSRVEAQVSLVSELQDYFRRRAEVEMDYSKSLDKLAKSLQLRHKEQKQKREQWSLFTSYSCWQQLVLQTKNLSKDHGALSELYSTHLVSRLSQVTEDVQRIYKRCREICYEIHEEILRVLHELHTTMKTYQSYQTEAKQAEAKLKVAENQRLKIEQAVPKEKLDKSKKVRLIGKEVQKRKNKYFDAKLKALKARNEYILCLEATNSTVHKYFVDDLSDLMDCMDFGFHHCVTKALKMQTSAEEGRIHSMQAGLDATNLIVSAMDSGVDKQRFLEFNHTAFMIPKKFEFQGQKDEYAEPELQKLLCADMETRLEQLNQRVTSLHTESDEVWKTLATAEKTLLEMLTANDYDCSNYFGEKAIPTSKPPETISIKLRADKHETEEFYLTKLRDYLMRTSRIVRLDAKQQHISETLTSICCKRPQNGNVDSTPAKLTPQRPLHKPIVRRKRIGRLQMNGQPKLFGGSLEEYLDATNQEIPLVIKSCIRVINLYGLHHQGIFRVSGSQVEINNFKDAFERGEDPLADMTDASDINSVAGVLKLYLRELREPLFPIIYFDQFMELAQLESRHKFVLKIKELVQSFPNQVVVMLRYLFAFLNHLSEFSDENMMDVYNLAICFGPTLVPVPEEKDQVQYQNLVNDLIKNIILFHEDIFPSLSDIGGLVYEKYISREPDDVDVGDSPSDHTTEDIDSEVYPSEDECESLEATAQHDFVARSERELSFKKGETIALHTQVSGDWWRGCVNGREGLIPDKYILLKIRDEEREKPAAEPCAKSITSSDDSTRRRTSSSNDSVLSESAASGYSSPPLADVPWPPNSAGSGTVASGRNSASSSPHRRAVADAPTHEMGSTDSLDSGKDSALDSESPLHEGIPRAVAPCKQQLPIAEGRRKRAENYSASSPPPVAAREHHNRSKSADCCGVGGGDEDGSRARTHAKSLSLGDDSFDHKIQLWRKRADSQGSIDRKPLPAVRHQLQQHATDMKGTGGAPDLVMDLPARNPGGGAAPQDASVVPTQEPDSPDMGTAAERFAKQNQCTLKKYSKPLPAVPQLTNGGGDKPELPPKSTKPPLKAKPQIFKKPVFLAASKACNDGPSPPHHP, from the exons ATATCCGCCTCCAGCTTAACGAACATCTACGATGTCTGGACAGCCGAGTCGAAGCACAAGTATCCTTGGTATCCGAACTTCAAGATTACTTCAGAAGGCGGGCCGAGGTAGAAATGGACTACAGCAAAAGCCTGGATAAATTAGCTAAGAGCTTACAACTTCGCCACAAAGAACAAAAACAAAA GAGAGAACAGTGGTCGTTGTTTACCAGCTACTCGTGTTGGCAGCAACTGGTGTTGCAAACAAAAAATCTCAGTAAAGATCACGGAGCGCTCAGTGAGCTTTATTCCACTCATCTAGTCAGCCGATTGTCTCAGGTCACTGAAGATGTGCAAAGGATATACAAAAGA TGCCGGGAGATTTGTTATGAAATCCACGAGGAAATATTACGGGTTCTCCACGAACTGCATACCACCATGAAAACGTATCAGTCGTATCAGACGGAAGCCAAACAGGCAGAAGCGAAGCTTAAAGTGGCTGAAAATCAAAGACTGAAAATCGAACAGGCAGTTCCTAAAGAAAAACTCGATAAGTCAAAAAAAGTTAGACTTATCGGGAAAGAAGTTCAAAAA agAAAGAACAAATACTTCGATGCCAAACTCAAAGCATTGAAAGCTCGCAATGAGTACATTCTGTGTCTGGAAGCAACCAATAGCACCGTGCACAAATACTTTGTCGACGACTTATCCGATCTAATGGACTGCATGGATTTTGGATTTCACCACTGCGTGACCAAAGCTTTAAAGATGCAAACATCGGCGGAAGAAGGCCGCATTCATTCCATGCAAGCTGGACTAGACGCTACTAACCTAATTGTCTCAGCTATGGACTCCGGTGTGGACAAACAacgatttttagaatttaaccACACTGCGTTCATGATACCTAAGAAATTTGAATTCCAAGGGCAAAAGGATGAG TATGCGGAACCAGAATTGCAAAAATTGCTCTGTGCTGATATGGAGACGAGGTTGGAACAGCTGAATCAGAGAGTTACGAGCCTGCACACGGAATCGGACGAGGTGTGGAAAACACTCGCCACCGCTGAAAAAACTCTTTTGGAGATGCTTACTGCCAACGACTACGACTGTAGCAATTATTTCGGCGAAAAAGCTATTCCGACAAGCAAACCACCGGAAACCATTAGTATTAAGTTGCGAGCAGACAAACACGAGACTGAAGAATTTTATCTAACC AAACTACGCGATTATCTCATGAGAACGAGTCGAATCGTACGTCTAGATGCCAAACAGCAGCACATTAGCGAAACGTTAACGTCCATATGTTGCAAGCGTCCCCAAAATGGCAACGTCGATTCGACGCCCGCTAAACTGACACCTCAGCGACCGTTGCACAAACCGATTGTCCGGAGGAAGAGGATCGGCAGGTTACAGATGAACGGTCAACCAAAACTATTTGGCGGGTCACTGGAAGAATATTTGGATGCGACGAATCAAGAGATACCGCTGGTAATCAAGAGCTGTATTCGAGTGATAAACTTATACG GTCTTCATCATCAAGGAATCTTCAGAGTGTCCGGTTCACAGGTGgaaatcaacaattttaaagaCGCGTTCGAGAGGGGCGAAGACCCGCTTGCTGATATGACGGACGCCTCTGACATAAACTCCGTGGCCGGAGTGTTGAAATTATACTTACGTGAACTCCGAGAACCTTTGTTcccaattatttatttcgatCAATTTATGGAACTTGCCc aacTCGAATCACgtcataaatttgttttgaagaTTAAAGAACTCGTTCAAAGCTTTCCAAATCAAGTGGTTGTCATGTTGAGATATTTATTTGCGTTCCTAAACCA TTTGTCGGAGTTCAGTGACGAAAACATGATGGATGTTTACAATTTGGCCATTTGTTTTGGTCCGACGTTAGTGCCGGTCCCCGAAGAAAAAGACCAAGTTCAGTACCAGAACCTGGTCAACGatctcataaaaaatattattctattccaCGAAGACATATTCCCGTCGCTGTCGGATATCGGTGGGCTTGTGTACGAAAAGTACATATCCCGTGAGCCCGATGACGTGGACGTGGGCGATTCACCTTCTGACCATACCACAGAGGACATCGACTCTGAGGTTTACCCATCAGAAGACG AATGTGAAAGTCTCGAGGCTACAGCACAGCATGATTTTGTTGCTCGATCAGAACGGGAATTAAGTTTCAAGAAGGGTGAAACTATTGCTCTTCATACACAAGTTTCTGGAGATTGGTGGCGTGGTTGTGTCAACGGACGAGAAGGTCTTATACCAGACAAATATATACTTCTTAAGATCAG GGATGAAGAACGCGAGAAACCTGCGGCCGAACCCTGCGCCAAGTCCATCACGTCCTCAGACGATTCGACCAGACGGCGGACGTCCAGCTCCAACGACTCGGTGCTGTCCGAGTCCGCTGCTTCCGGTTACTCGTCGCCGCCGCTGGCCGACGTTCCGTGGCCACCGAACTCGGCGGGCTCCGGGACAGTGGCCAGTGGCCGGAACTCGGCGTCGTCTTCGCCCCACCGCCGGGCCGTAGCCGACGCGCCCACTCACGAG ATGGGCAGCACCGACAGCTTGGACTCGGGCAAAGACTCGGCGTTGGACTCTGAGTCGCCACTGCACGAGGGCATCCCGAGGGCCGTCGCCCCGTGCAAGCAGCAGCTGCCGATCGCGGAAGGACGTCGGAAGAGAGCGGAAAACTACTCGGCGTCATCGCCGCCACCTGTAGCGGCCCGCGAACATCACAACCGGTCCAAGTCGGCGGACTGCTGCGGCGTCGGCGGCGGGGACGAGGACGGTTCGCGGGCCAGGACGCACGCCAAGAGCCTGAGCCTGGGCGACGACTCGTTCGACCACAAGATCCAGCTGTGGCGGAAGCGGGCCGACTCGCAGGGTTCCATCGACCGAAAGCCGCTGCCCGCCGTCCGGCATCAGCTCCAGCAACACGCCACTGACATGAAGGGTACCGGTGGCGCCCCCGATCTGGTCATGGACCTTCCGGCCAGGAATCCCGGTGGTGGAGCAGCTCCGCAGGACGCGTCCGTGGTTCCGACCCAAGAACCCGACAGCCCGGACATGGGCACGGCCGCTGAGCGTTTCGCCAAGCAGAACCAGTGCACGTTGAAGAAGTACAGCAAACCGTTGCCCGCGGTGCCGCAGCTGACCAACGGTGGCGGCGACAAGCCCGAACTTCCGCCCAAGTCGACCAAGCCTCCACTCAAGGCCAAGCCGCAGATATTCAAAAAACCAGTCTTCCTTGCGGCCAGCAAGGCGTGCAACGACGGGCCATCACCACCACACCACCCTTAG
- the LOC100169229 gene encoding SLIT-ROBO Rho GTPase-activating protein 1 isoform X2 yields MFQCIVQPKNTWSRSSPELRELRVVYPDIRLQLNEHLRCLDSRVEAQVSLVSELQDYFRRRAEVEMDYSKSLDKLAKSLQLRHKEQKQKREQWSLFTSYSCWQQLVLQTKNLSKDHGALSELYSTHLVSRLSQVTEDVQRIYKRCREICYEIHEEILRVLHELHTTMKTYQSYQTEAKQAEAKLKVAENQRLKIEQAVPKEKLDKSKKVRLIGKEVQKRKNKYFDAKLKALKARNEYILCLEATNSTVHKYFVDDLSDLMDCMDFGFHHCVTKALKMQTSAEEGRIHSMQAGLDATNLIVSAMDSGVDKQRFLEFNHTAFMIPKKFEFQGQKDEYAEPELQKLLCADMETRLEQLNQRVTSLHTESDEVWKTLATAEKTLLEMLTANDYDCSNYFGEKAIPTSKPPETISIKLRADKHETEEFYLTKLRDYLMRTSRIVRLDAKQQHISETLTSICCKRPQNGNVDSTPAKLTPQRPLHKPIVRRKRIGRLQMNGQPKLFGGSLEEYLDATNQEIPLVIKSCIRVINLYGLHHQGIFRVSGSQVEINNFKDAFERGEDPLADMTDASDINSVAGVLKLYLRELREPLFPIIYFDQFMELAQLESRHKFVLKIKELVQSFPNQVVVMLRYLFAFLNHLSEFSDENMMDVYNLAICFGPTLVPVPEEKDQVQYQNLVNDLIKNIILFHEDIFPSLSDIGGLVYEKYISREPDDVDVGDSPSDHTTEDIDSEVYPSEDECESLEATAQHDFVARSERELSFKKGETIALHTQVSGDWWRGCVNGREGLIPDKYILLKIRDEEREKPAAEPCAKSITSSDDSTRRRTSSSNDSVLSESAASGYSSPPLADVPWPPNSAGSGTVASGRNSASSSPHRRAVADAPTHEMGSTDSLDSGKDSALDSESPLHEGIPRAVAPCKQQLPIAEGRRKRAENYSASSPPPVAAREHHNRSKSADCCGVGGGDEDGSRARTHAKSLSLGDDSFDHKIQLWRKRADSQGSIDRKPLPAVRHQLQQHATDMKGTGGAPDLVMDLPARNPGGGAAPQDASVVPTQEPDSPDMGTAAERFAKQNQCTLKKYSKPLPAVPQLTNGGGDKPELPPKSTKPPLKAKPQIFKKPVFLAASKACNDGPSPPHHP; encoded by the exons ATATCCGCCTCCAGCTTAACGAACATCTACGATGTCTGGACAGCCGAGTCGAAGCACAAGTATCCTTGGTATCCGAACTTCAAGATTACTTCAGAAGGCGGGCCGAGGTAGAAATGGACTACAGCAAAAGCCTGGATAAATTAGCTAAGAGCTTACAACTTCGCCACAAAGAACAAAAACAAAA GAGAGAACAGTGGTCGTTGTTTACCAGCTACTCGTGTTGGCAGCAACTGGTGTTGCAAACAAAAAATCTCAGTAAAGATCACGGAGCGCTCAGTGAGCTTTATTCCACTCATCTAGTCAGCCGATTGTCTCAGGTCACTGAAGATGTGCAAAGGATATACAAAAGA TGCCGGGAGATTTGTTATGAAATCCACGAGGAAATATTACGGGTTCTCCACGAACTGCATACCACCATGAAAACGTATCAGTCGTATCAGACGGAAGCCAAACAGGCAGAAGCGAAGCTTAAAGTGGCTGAAAATCAAAGACTGAAAATCGAACAGGCAGTTCCTAAAGAAAAACTCGATAAGTCAAAAAAAGTTAGACTTATCGGGAAAGAAGTTCAAAAA agAAAGAACAAATACTTCGATGCCAAACTCAAAGCATTGAAAGCTCGCAATGAGTACATTCTGTGTCTGGAAGCAACCAATAGCACCGTGCACAAATACTTTGTCGACGACTTATCCGATCTAATGGACTGCATGGATTTTGGATTTCACCACTGCGTGACCAAAGCTTTAAAGATGCAAACATCGGCGGAAGAAGGCCGCATTCATTCCATGCAAGCTGGACTAGACGCTACTAACCTAATTGTCTCAGCTATGGACTCCGGTGTGGACAAACAacgatttttagaatttaaccACACTGCGTTCATGATACCTAAGAAATTTGAATTCCAAGGGCAAAAGGATGAG TATGCGGAACCAGAATTGCAAAAATTGCTCTGTGCTGATATGGAGACGAGGTTGGAACAGCTGAATCAGAGAGTTACGAGCCTGCACACGGAATCGGACGAGGTGTGGAAAACACTCGCCACCGCTGAAAAAACTCTTTTGGAGATGCTTACTGCCAACGACTACGACTGTAGCAATTATTTCGGCGAAAAAGCTATTCCGACAAGCAAACCACCGGAAACCATTAGTATTAAGTTGCGAGCAGACAAACACGAGACTGAAGAATTTTATCTAACC AAACTACGCGATTATCTCATGAGAACGAGTCGAATCGTACGTCTAGATGCCAAACAGCAGCACATTAGCGAAACGTTAACGTCCATATGTTGCAAGCGTCCCCAAAATGGCAACGTCGATTCGACGCCCGCTAAACTGACACCTCAGCGACCGTTGCACAAACCGATTGTCCGGAGGAAGAGGATCGGCAGGTTACAGATGAACGGTCAACCAAAACTATTTGGCGGGTCACTGGAAGAATATTTGGATGCGACGAATCAAGAGATACCGCTGGTAATCAAGAGCTGTATTCGAGTGATAAACTTATACG GTCTTCATCATCAAGGAATCTTCAGAGTGTCCGGTTCACAGGTGgaaatcaacaattttaaagaCGCGTTCGAGAGGGGCGAAGACCCGCTTGCTGATATGACGGACGCCTCTGACATAAACTCCGTGGCCGGAGTGTTGAAATTATACTTACGTGAACTCCGAGAACCTTTGTTcccaattatttatttcgatCAATTTATGGAACTTGCCc aacTCGAATCACgtcataaatttgttttgaagaTTAAAGAACTCGTTCAAAGCTTTCCAAATCAAGTGGTTGTCATGTTGAGATATTTATTTGCGTTCCTAAACCA TTTGTCGGAGTTCAGTGACGAAAACATGATGGATGTTTACAATTTGGCCATTTGTTTTGGTCCGACGTTAGTGCCGGTCCCCGAAGAAAAAGACCAAGTTCAGTACCAGAACCTGGTCAACGatctcataaaaaatattattctattccaCGAAGACATATTCCCGTCGCTGTCGGATATCGGTGGGCTTGTGTACGAAAAGTACATATCCCGTGAGCCCGATGACGTGGACGTGGGCGATTCACCTTCTGACCATACCACAGAGGACATCGACTCTGAGGTTTACCCATCAGAAGACG AATGTGAAAGTCTCGAGGCTACAGCACAGCATGATTTTGTTGCTCGATCAGAACGGGAATTAAGTTTCAAGAAGGGTGAAACTATTGCTCTTCATACACAAGTTTCTGGAGATTGGTGGCGTGGTTGTGTCAACGGACGAGAAGGTCTTATACCAGACAAATATATACTTCTTAAGATCAG GGATGAAGAACGCGAGAAACCTGCGGCCGAACCCTGCGCCAAGTCCATCACGTCCTCAGACGATTCGACCAGACGGCGGACGTCCAGCTCCAACGACTCGGTGCTGTCCGAGTCCGCTGCTTCCGGTTACTCGTCGCCGCCGCTGGCCGACGTTCCGTGGCCACCGAACTCGGCGGGCTCCGGGACAGTGGCCAGTGGCCGGAACTCGGCGTCGTCTTCGCCCCACCGCCGGGCCGTAGCCGACGCGCCCACTCACGAG ATGGGCAGCACCGACAGCTTGGACTCGGGCAAAGACTCGGCGTTGGACTCTGAGTCGCCACTGCACGAGGGCATCCCGAGGGCCGTCGCCCCGTGCAAGCAGCAGCTGCCGATCGCGGAAGGACGTCGGAAGAGAGCGGAAAACTACTCGGCGTCATCGCCGCCACCTGTAGCGGCCCGCGAACATCACAACCGGTCCAAGTCGGCGGACTGCTGCGGCGTCGGCGGCGGGGACGAGGACGGTTCGCGGGCCAGGACGCACGCCAAGAGCCTGAGCCTGGGCGACGACTCGTTCGACCACAAGATCCAGCTGTGGCGGAAGCGGGCCGACTCGCAGGGTTCCATCGACCGAAAGCCGCTGCCCGCCGTCCGGCATCAGCTCCAGCAACACGCCACTGACATGAAGGGTACCGGTGGCGCCCCCGATCTGGTCATGGACCTTCCGGCCAGGAATCCCGGTGGTGGAGCAGCTCCGCAGGACGCGTCCGTGGTTCCGACCCAAGAACCCGACAGCCCGGACATGGGCACGGCCGCTGAGCGTTTCGCCAAGCAGAACCAGTGCACGTTGAAGAAGTACAGCAAACCGTTGCCCGCGGTGCCGCAGCTGACCAACGGTGGCGGCGACAAGCCCGAACTTCCGCCCAAGTCGACCAAGCCTCCACTCAAGGCCAAGCCGCAGATATTCAAAAAACCAGTCTTCCTTGCGGCCAGCAAGGCGTGCAACGACGGGCCATCACCACCACACCACCCTTAG